The following coding sequences lie in one Bordetella genomosp. 9 genomic window:
- a CDS encoding NAD(P)-dependent alcohol dehydrogenase has protein sequence MLVHAYGAHAGDKPLEPLRITRREPGPHDVQIAIAYCGVCHSDIHQVRAEWAGTLFPCVPGHEIVGRVAAVGAHVSRYRVGDLVGVGCIVDSCQHCHECEEGLENYCDGMIGTYNSPTPDEPGHTLGGYSQQIVVHERYVLRVRHPEAQLAAVAPLLCAGITTYSPLRHWNAGPGKKVGVVGIGGLGHMGIKLAHAMGAHVVAFTTSESKREAATALGADEVVVSRNAQEMAAHAKSFDLILNTVAMPHDLDAFLALLKRDGTMTLVGAPATPHPSPNVFNLITKRRSIAGSMIGGIPETQEMLDFCAEHGIVADIEMIRAGEINEAYERMLKGDVKYRFVMDISTLGA, from the coding sequence ATGCTAGTCCACGCCTACGGCGCCCATGCGGGCGACAAGCCCCTGGAGCCCCTGCGCATCACCCGCCGCGAACCCGGTCCGCACGATGTCCAGATCGCCATCGCGTATTGCGGCGTCTGCCATTCCGACATTCATCAAGTCCGCGCCGAATGGGCCGGCACGCTGTTCCCCTGCGTTCCGGGCCACGAAATCGTCGGCCGCGTCGCCGCGGTGGGCGCCCACGTGTCCCGTTACCGCGTCGGCGACCTGGTCGGCGTCGGCTGCATCGTCGATAGCTGCCAGCACTGCCACGAATGCGAGGAAGGACTCGAGAACTATTGTGACGGCATGATCGGCACCTACAACTCGCCGACGCCCGACGAGCCCGGCCATACGCTGGGCGGCTACTCGCAGCAGATCGTCGTTCATGAGCGCTACGTTCTGCGCGTGCGCCACCCGGAAGCCCAGCTCGCCGCGGTCGCGCCCTTGCTGTGCGCGGGCATCACGACCTACTCCCCGCTGCGGCACTGGAACGCGGGACCCGGCAAGAAGGTCGGTGTCGTGGGCATCGGCGGCCTGGGCCACATGGGCATCAAGCTGGCGCATGCGATGGGCGCGCACGTCGTCGCCTTCACGACTTCCGAATCCAAGCGCGAAGCGGCAACGGCGCTCGGGGCGGACGAAGTGGTCGTTTCCCGGAATGCCCAGGAAATGGCCGCGCACGCCAAAAGCTTCGACCTGATCCTGAACACCGTGGCGATGCCGCACGATCTGGATGCCTTCCTGGCGCTGCTCAAGCGCGACGGCACCATGACCCTGGTTGGCGCCCCTGCGACGCCGCATCCCTCGCCCAACGTGTTCAACCTGATCACGAAGCGGCGTTCGATCGCAGGGTCCATGATCGGCGGCATTCCGGAAACCCAGGAGATGCTGGACTTCTGCGCCGAGCACGGAATCGTCGCGGATATCGAGATGATCCGCGCCGGCGAGATCAACGAGGCCTACGAGCGCATGCTGAAGGGCGACGTCAAGTACCGCTTCGTGATGGACATCTCGACCTTGGGCGCCTGA
- a CDS encoding AraC family transcriptional regulator: protein MKSQSIPQGGPTEEPMARIIAKWAGEPGDHGTPIGALSFFRREAPSPPCICMIEPSIVLVVQGTKQMVVGGQAYPYDASHFLITSLDIAGNSAVIDASARRPCLGLTLKLDLRTITELIAQGGLPPPRERAAASSVGIGTVTPAILEPFRRLLGLLEEPEAIPVLAPLIQREIHFRLLMSGQASRLRQIASVDSQGHRIAKAIEWLKIHYALPLRIEELAARVQMSAPTFHHHFRQLTAMSPLQYQKWLRLNEAKRLMLNEHLDAASAAFRVGYESPSQFSREYRRLFGAPPKRDIATLRAQADGAAAGLAL from the coding sequence ATGAAATCGCAAAGCATCCCGCAAGGCGGGCCAACCGAAGAACCGATGGCCCGCATCATCGCCAAATGGGCCGGCGAACCCGGCGATCATGGGACTCCCATCGGCGCGCTCAGCTTCTTCCGCCGCGAGGCGCCTTCTCCTCCGTGCATCTGCATGATCGAGCCCAGCATCGTGCTGGTGGTGCAGGGGACCAAGCAGATGGTGGTCGGCGGCCAGGCCTATCCCTACGATGCATCGCACTTCCTGATCACCTCGCTCGATATCGCGGGCAACTCGGCGGTTATCGACGCCAGCGCGCGGCGGCCCTGCCTGGGCCTGACCTTGAAACTGGACCTGCGGACGATCACGGAGCTGATCGCGCAGGGCGGCCTGCCGCCGCCGCGCGAGCGTGCCGCCGCAAGCAGCGTGGGAATCGGAACCGTCACACCCGCCATCCTGGAGCCATTCAGGCGCCTGCTCGGTTTGCTGGAAGAGCCGGAAGCCATTCCCGTTCTCGCGCCGCTCATCCAGCGCGAGATCCACTTCCGCCTGCTGATGAGCGGCCAGGCCTCGCGCCTGCGGCAGATCGCTTCCGTGGACAGCCAGGGGCATCGCATCGCCAAGGCGATCGAATGGCTCAAGATCCATTACGCCTTGCCGCTGCGCATCGAAGAGCTGGCCGCCCGCGTGCAAATGAGCGCGCCGACGTTTCATCATCATTTCCGCCAACTGACGGCGATGAGCCCATTGCAGTACCAGAAATGGCTGCGCCTGAACGAGGCGAAGCGGCTGATGCTGAACGAACACCTGGACGCCGCCAGCGCCGCGTTCCGCGTTGGCTACGAAAGCCCGTCGCAGTTCAGCCGGGAGTACCGGCGCCTGTTCGGGGCGCCTCCCAAGCGCGACATCGCGACGCTGCGCGCGCAGGCGGATGGGGCCGCCGCCGGCCTTGCCCTATGA
- a CDS encoding helix-turn-helix domain-containing protein codes for MPAADTPSTPEPFPTFETSDFSGAGTFYFDLVRLQDRDDIPRGFLHRHKYYHLLWMTQASGTHLLDFEQFEVRDHSVFFLSPGQVHAWTSSVPPRGYVLNISTEFFAKMFPRADDIARFPFFHLTRGTPVIYLSPEQHDGMLPLLQQMERETMERGMGCFDVVRSYLLILLTQLRRLYREEDAGEGAGPSFSLTRRLGLLIEEHYLTFGAIRQYAEALCVSERQLNEAVKRTLGRTVSQLVQERIALEAKRLLSNTGKGIAEIAFQLNFEDPAYFARFFKKHSGCTPGEFRRRYCRPID; via the coding sequence TTGCCGGCCGCCGACACCCCGTCCACCCCGGAACCGTTCCCGACCTTCGAGACTTCCGACTTCTCGGGGGCCGGCACGTTCTACTTCGACCTGGTGCGCCTGCAGGATCGCGATGACATTCCGCGCGGTTTCCTGCATCGCCACAAGTACTACCACCTGCTGTGGATGACGCAGGCGAGCGGCACGCATCTGCTGGACTTCGAGCAGTTCGAGGTGCGCGATCATTCGGTGTTCTTCCTGTCCCCGGGACAGGTGCATGCCTGGACGTCGTCGGTGCCGCCGCGCGGCTACGTGCTGAATATCAGCACGGAGTTCTTCGCCAAAATGTTCCCGCGCGCGGACGACATCGCCAGGTTCCCGTTCTTTCACCTGACTCGCGGAACGCCGGTCATCTATCTGTCGCCCGAGCAGCATGACGGCATGCTGCCGCTGCTGCAGCAAATGGAGCGCGAGACCATGGAGCGGGGCATGGGATGCTTCGATGTGGTGCGCTCCTACCTGCTGATCCTGCTGACGCAGCTGCGCCGCCTGTACCGCGAGGAAGATGCCGGCGAGGGCGCAGGGCCCAGCTTTTCCCTGACGCGGCGGCTGGGACTCCTGATCGAGGAACATTACCTGACCTTCGGCGCGATCCGGCAGTATGCCGAGGCTTTGTGCGTCAGCGAGCGCCAGCTGAACGAAGCCGTCAAGCGCACGCTCGGCCGCACCGTGAGCCAGCTGGTGCAGGAACGCATCGCGCTGGAGGCCAAACGCCTGTTGAGCAATACGGGCAAGGGAATCGCGGAAATCGCCTTCCAATTGAACTTCGAGGATCCCGCGTATTTCGCCCGCTTCTTCAAGAAGCACAGCGGCTGCACGCCGGGCGAGTTCCGCCGCCGCTATTGCCGGCCCATAGACTGA
- a CDS encoding thiamine pyrophosphate-binding protein, with amino-acid sequence MNDTPKLMTGGRLVVQALLEQGVDTVFCVPGESYLDVLDGLYAEQARVRVVTCRHEGAAAFMAEAHGKLTGRPGVCMVTRGPGATNASIGVHTAFQDSTPMILLVGQVGGDMVERDAFQEIDYRRMFGPFTKWVAQIDSADRVTEYMNRAFTVAMSGRPGPVVLALPEDMLTQSAFPAPPTGPVRVPRAWPAPAALQDMQAMLSRASRPLMVVGGSGWTAKGLEHLNRYAALNGLPVACSFRRQDLFDNRHAQYAGEVGIGINPELAQAVRDADLILAVGARLGEMATSGYTLLQSPVPRQNLVHVLNGAEELGRVYQPALAIQADLNAFAESAAALAPVDGGGWRGWLTSLRENYLRYTEPPAPRGRLDPAAVIVALRDRLDARAILTNGAGNYSAWAHRYYRHSHPNTQLAPTSGAMGYGVPAAIAAKLRHPDRQVVCLAGDGCFLMTSQELATVRQQRLAIVFIVFNNGMYGTIRMHQEMHYPGRPVATDLSNPDFVAYAQSFGMGAERVERDADFGPALTRALASGSAYLIELALDPELLTPRATLSGLRERARQATA; translated from the coding sequence ATGAACGACACTCCCAAATTGATGACGGGCGGAAGGCTCGTGGTGCAGGCGCTGTTGGAGCAGGGCGTGGACACCGTCTTCTGCGTGCCGGGCGAAAGCTATCTGGACGTGCTGGACGGACTGTACGCCGAGCAGGCGCGCGTGCGCGTGGTGACGTGCCGGCACGAAGGCGCGGCCGCCTTCATGGCCGAGGCGCATGGCAAGCTGACCGGCCGGCCCGGCGTGTGCATGGTCACGCGCGGCCCCGGCGCGACGAACGCCAGCATCGGGGTGCACACCGCCTTTCAGGACTCCACGCCCATGATTCTTCTGGTGGGGCAGGTGGGCGGCGATATGGTCGAGCGCGACGCGTTCCAGGAAATCGACTATCGCCGGATGTTCGGCCCCTTCACCAAATGGGTGGCGCAGATCGATAGCGCCGACCGCGTGACGGAATACATGAATCGCGCGTTCACGGTCGCCATGTCGGGCCGGCCCGGCCCGGTGGTGCTGGCGCTGCCGGAAGACATGCTCACGCAATCGGCCTTTCCCGCGCCCCCAACGGGCCCGGTGCGGGTCCCGCGCGCGTGGCCCGCCCCTGCGGCGCTGCAAGACATGCAAGCCATGCTTTCGCGGGCCAGCCGGCCGCTGATGGTCGTGGGCGGCTCGGGGTGGACCGCCAAGGGCCTGGAACATCTGAACCGCTACGCCGCCCTGAACGGGTTGCCGGTGGCGTGCTCATTCCGGCGGCAGGATCTTTTCGACAACCGGCATGCGCAGTACGCCGGCGAGGTGGGCATCGGGATCAACCCGGAGCTGGCCCAGGCCGTGCGCGACGCCGACCTGATCCTGGCGGTGGGCGCCCGGCTCGGCGAGATGGCCACCAGCGGCTATACGCTGCTGCAGTCGCCGGTGCCCCGGCAAAACCTGGTCCACGTATTGAACGGGGCCGAGGAGCTGGGACGGGTGTATCAGCCGGCGCTGGCGATACAGGCAGACCTGAACGCCTTCGCCGAAAGCGCCGCGGCGCTGGCGCCGGTGGACGGCGGCGGGTGGCGCGGCTGGCTGACGAGCCTGCGGGAGAACTATCTTCGCTATACCGAACCGCCCGCCCCGCGCGGCCGGCTCGATCCTGCCGCCGTCATCGTCGCGTTGCGTGACCGCCTGGACGCCCGCGCGATCCTGACGAACGGGGCCGGCAACTACAGCGCCTGGGCGCACCGCTACTACCGCCACAGCCATCCGAATACGCAACTGGCGCCGACCAGCGGGGCGATGGGATACGGCGTGCCGGCCGCGATCGCGGCCAAGTTGCGCCACCCCGACCGCCAGGTGGTCTGCCTGGCGGGAGACGGCTGCTTCCTGATGACGTCCCAGGAGCTGGCCACCGTGCGCCAGCAGCGCCTGGCCATCGTCTTCATCGTCTTCAACAACGGCATGTACGGCACGATCAGAATGCATCAGGAAATGCATTACCCCGGCCGTCCCGTCGCCACCGACCTGTCGAATCCGGATTTCGTCGCCTATGCGCAGTCCTTCGGCATGGGCGCGGAGCGGGTAGAGCGCGATGCCGACTTCGGCCCGGCGTTGACACGTGCCCTGGCCAGCGGGTCCGCGTATTTGATCGAGCTGGCGCTGGATCCGGAGCTGCTTACGCCGCGCGCCACGCTGAGCGGATTGCGCGAGCGGGCGCGGCAGGCGACGGCGTAG
- a CDS encoding tripartite tricarboxylate transporter substrate binding protein: MKNILRPFLRLCLGAALAAGAAAAQADFPDRPLRVIVPFAPGGATDVIARTVAQAMSTRLGQPVVVENKAGANGNIGAVMAARATPDGYTLLMATSSHAINATLYPKLDYSLTNDFAALSNLASVPLLLVVNPQVPVKTAAELAAYARANGNRINYASGGTGTAAHLAGAQFNSLAGAQMAHVPYKGGAQALNDLMGGQVQIMFANLPEVLSQVQAGRLKPLAVTGDKRHPALPDVPAFAETPFPQMTARSWFGLFAPAATPAPVIGKLSAAITQSVADPAVRDKLLALGADPIGDDHAAFQNYVNQDVARWSALVKQSGATAE; encoded by the coding sequence ATGAAAAACATCCTGAGGCCTTTCCTGCGCCTTTGCCTGGGCGCCGCCCTTGCCGCCGGCGCGGCGGCAGCCCAAGCCGACTTTCCCGATCGCCCGCTGCGCGTCATCGTGCCGTTCGCGCCGGGCGGCGCGACGGACGTGATCGCCCGCACCGTGGCGCAGGCGATGTCCACGCGCCTGGGCCAACCGGTTGTCGTGGAAAACAAGGCCGGCGCCAACGGCAATATCGGCGCCGTGATGGCGGCGCGCGCCACCCCGGACGGCTACACCCTGCTGATGGCGACGTCCAGCCACGCCATCAATGCCACGTTGTATCCCAAGCTCGATTACAGCCTGACAAACGATTTCGCGGCGCTGTCCAATCTTGCATCGGTGCCGCTGCTGCTGGTCGTCAACCCGCAGGTCCCCGTGAAAACGGCAGCCGAACTGGCCGCCTATGCGCGCGCCAACGGCAACCGCATCAACTACGCGTCCGGGGGCACCGGCACGGCCGCGCACCTGGCGGGGGCGCAGTTCAATTCGCTGGCTGGCGCGCAGATGGCGCATGTGCCTTACAAGGGCGGCGCCCAGGCCTTGAACGACCTGATGGGCGGCCAGGTGCAGATCATGTTCGCCAACCTGCCCGAGGTGTTGTCGCAGGTGCAGGCCGGCCGCCTGAAGCCGCTGGCCGTCACCGGAGACAAACGTCATCCCGCCTTGCCGGACGTGCCCGCCTTCGCCGAGACGCCGTTTCCGCAGATGACCGCACGCTCGTGGTTCGGCCTGTTCGCCCCGGCCGCAACGCCGGCTCCTGTGATCGGGAAACTCTCGGCGGCCATCACGCAAAGCGTGGCCGACCCCGCGGTGCGCGACAAGCTGCTTGCGCTGGGCGCGGACCCCATCGGCGACGATCATGCGGCTTTCCAGAATTACGTGAACCAGGACGTCGCCCGCTGGAGCGCCCTGGTCAAGCAGTCCGGCGCCACGGCGGAGTGA
- a CDS encoding NIPSNAP family protein, with protein sequence MLYDVRTYTCRAGTIRKHLALYAEHGYEVQSRHLGKPLVYLQTETGNVNSYMHIWAYRDAADREARRQALQKDPAWAAYLAKSAEAGYLISQENRLMTPTAFFQP encoded by the coding sequence ATGCTTTACGACGTTCGCACCTATACCTGCCGCGCCGGCACCATCAGAAAGCACCTCGCGCTTTATGCCGAACACGGCTACGAGGTGCAAAGCCGGCATCTGGGCAAACCGCTGGTGTACCTGCAGACGGAAACCGGCAACGTGAACAGCTATATGCACATCTGGGCCTATCGCGACGCCGCCGATCGCGAGGCGCGCCGCCAGGCGCTGCAAAAGGATCCCGCCTGGGCGGCGTATCTGGCCAAGAGCGCCGAAGCCGGCTACCTGATCAGCCAGGAGAACCGGCTGATGACGCCCACCGCGTTCTTCCAGCCCTGA
- a CDS encoding SDR family NAD(P)-dependent oxidoreductase: protein MTDYPQLFSLKGRIAVVLGAASGIGQASAHALGAMGATVMCADRDEAGAQATARQIADAGGTSGWMQTDAASGAAIAALAEKVLADHGRVDVAVATPALNIRKLIVDYTDEEFDQVVNLNLKGAFHFMRHFGRPMMKQGSGSMILCSSMRAVTIEPGLGIYAATKAGIAQMVKAFAAEAGGYGVRVNAVMPSIIETRLTAPLKERPQIYETYAGHTVLNRWGQPSEVGAAVAFLASDAASYISGSSLSVDAGWTAIDGPPTGLTQTRPSE from the coding sequence ATGACCGACTACCCCCAACTCTTCAGCCTCAAGGGCCGGATCGCCGTGGTGCTGGGCGCGGCATCCGGTATCGGCCAGGCGTCCGCGCATGCGCTCGGCGCGATGGGCGCCACCGTCATGTGCGCGGACCGCGACGAGGCCGGCGCGCAGGCGACAGCCAGGCAGATTGCCGATGCCGGCGGAACGTCCGGCTGGATGCAGACCGACGCCGCCAGCGGCGCGGCCATCGCGGCGCTGGCCGAAAAGGTGCTGGCCGATCACGGACGCGTGGACGTGGCGGTAGCCACGCCCGCACTCAATATCCGGAAGCTCATCGTCGATTACACCGACGAGGAATTCGACCAGGTCGTGAATCTCAATCTGAAGGGCGCCTTCCATTTCATGCGCCATTTCGGCCGGCCCATGATGAAGCAGGGCTCGGGAAGCATGATCCTGTGTTCGTCCATGCGGGCGGTGACGATCGAGCCCGGCCTGGGCATCTACGCCGCGACCAAGGCCGGCATCGCGCAGATGGTCAAGGCCTTCGCGGCTGAAGCGGGCGGATATGGCGTGCGGGTCAACGCCGTGATGCCCAGCATCATCGAAACGCGCCTGACCGCGCCGTTGAAGGAGCGGCCGCAAATCTACGAAACCTATGCCGGACACACCGTCCTGAACCGCTGGGGACAGCCTTCGGAAGTGGGCGCGGCGGTGGCCTTTCTGGCTTCGGATGCGGCCAGCTATATCTCCGGGAGCAGCTTGTCCGTGGACGCGGGTTGGACGGCCATCGACGGGCCG